In Endozoicomonas sp. GU-1, one DNA window encodes the following:
- a CDS encoding glutathione S-transferase family protein, whose amino-acid sequence MYKVYGDAQSGNCYKIKLLMSHLDIDCEWEHTNILGGGTHTDEFLAMNPNGKIPVMALPDGNYLWESNAILNYLADGTDYLPSDPFLRAKVLQWQFFEQYSHEPYIATARFIVKFLGRPKKHEAALQAKKASGYKALQVMETHLEHHDWLVGDQMTIADISLYGYTHIAPEGGYGLTDFPFIMAWLKRVREHPKHVKIG is encoded by the coding sequence GTGTACAAAGTTTACGGAGATGCCCAGTCCGGCAACTGCTACAAGATCAAGCTGCTGATGAGCCACCTGGATATTGACTGTGAGTGGGAACACACCAATATTCTGGGTGGCGGAACGCATACCGATGAGTTTCTGGCCATGAACCCCAATGGCAAGATTCCGGTCATGGCATTACCCGACGGGAATTACCTGTGGGAGTCCAATGCCATTCTGAACTATCTGGCTGACGGCACTGACTATCTCCCTTCAGACCCTTTCCTCAGGGCAAAAGTTCTCCAGTGGCAGTTTTTTGAGCAATACAGTCACGAGCCTTATATTGCAACGGCCAGGTTTATCGTGAAATTCCTTGGCAGACCGAAAAAGCATGAGGCTGCTCTGCAGGCCAAGAAAGCCAGTGGCTACAAGGCACTACAGGTAATGGAGACGCACCTGGAGCATCATGACTGGCTGGTTGGTGACCAGATGACCATCGCTGATATCAGCCTGTATGGCTACACCCATATTGCACCGGAGGGCGGGTATGGTCTGACCGATTTTCCTTTTATCATGGCCTGGCTTAAACGGGTCAGGGAACATCCAAAGCATGTGAAAATAGGGTAA
- a CDS encoding nucleoside deaminase, whose amino-acid sequence MNEYSSLLLHSIELARQSADHGQLPFSALLAQEGRVVIEAGNTSIADNDVTRHSVMNLISRAHQILSQHELEQCTLFTNSEPCAMCSGAIYWAGISKVVFGCSGKTLQQLSGQSIDIDCHEIFKCCHPTIDVVGPIEEERASELIMEFWPHPS is encoded by the coding sequence ATGAATGAGTATTCATCTTTGCTGTTACACAGCATAGAACTGGCAAGGCAAAGTGCTGATCATGGCCAGCTGCCATTTTCAGCACTGCTTGCTCAGGAAGGTCGTGTAGTCATAGAAGCGGGAAACACGTCCATTGCCGATAATGATGTGACCCGGCATTCAGTGATGAATCTGATTTCCAGGGCTCACCAGATACTCTCTCAGCATGAGCTGGAACAGTGCACTCTGTTCACAAATTCTGAGCCCTGCGCCATGTGTTCTGGCGCTATTTACTGGGCAGGTATCTCTAAAGTCGTCTTTGGTTGCAGTGGCAAAACACTCCAGCAACTATCAGGACAGTCTATTGATATAGATTGCCATGAGATTTTTAAATGCTGTCACCCGACTATCGATGTTGTTGGCCCGATTGAAGAAGAGCGAGCCTCCGAACTGATCATGGAGTTCTGGCCGCACCCGTCATAA
- the pyrF gene encoding orotidine-5'-phosphate decarboxylase → MGFLDRVQAAMENNNTLLCVGLDPSPERFPAAIQAMDKPIFAFNKAIIDATADLVCCYKPQAAYYHAHGAEDQLAMTIDYIRTQYPAIPVILDSKRGDIGSTASQYAIEAFERYQADAVTVNPYMGIDTIEPFSGYADKGTVVLCRTSNPGAAAIQNLSVRQANGESAMLYEVIARMCQEQWNKHNNILLVVGATNPTELKRIRDITGDMTFLVPGLGAQGGDVEATVKNGLNSKGQGIIVNSSRGIIYASGGDDFAEAARNAAVALRDQVNLYR, encoded by the coding sequence ATGGGGTTTCTTGATCGGGTTCAGGCTGCCATGGAGAACAACAACACACTGCTGTGCGTTGGCCTTGACCCTTCACCCGAGCGCTTTCCTGCCGCTATTCAGGCGATGGACAAGCCCATCTTTGCATTCAATAAAGCCATCATTGATGCAACTGCCGACCTGGTCTGCTGTTATAAGCCCCAGGCGGCCTATTATCATGCCCATGGTGCTGAAGATCAGCTGGCCATGACCATTGATTACATTCGTACTCAATATCCGGCTATCCCGGTCATTCTCGACTCCAAGCGTGGTGATATTGGCAGCACTGCCAGCCAGTACGCCATTGAAGCCTTTGAGCGTTATCAGGCCGATGCGGTGACCGTAAACCCCTATATGGGGATTGACACCATAGAGCCATTCTCAGGCTATGCCGATAAGGGAACGGTGGTTCTGTGCCGCACCTCAAACCCCGGTGCCGCAGCTATTCAGAACCTGTCGGTCCGTCAGGCCAATGGTGAGTCGGCCATGCTGTATGAAGTGATTGCCCGGATGTGTCAGGAGCAGTGGAATAAGCATAACAATATCCTGCTGGTTGTTGGTGCCACAAACCCAACGGAGCTAAAGCGTATTCGGGACATTACCGGAGATATGACGTTCCTGGTGCCGGGCCTTGGTGCTCAGGGTGGCGATGTGGAAGCAACCGTTAAAAATGGCCTGAACAGCAAAGGCCAGGGAATTATTGTGAACTCATCCCGTGGCATTATTTATGCCAGTGGTGGCGATGACTTTGCTGAAGCCGCAAGAAACGCAGCGGTGGCATTACGGGATCAGGTAAACCTCTATAGATAA